One Mercurialis annua linkage group LG3, ddMerAnnu1.2, whole genome shotgun sequence DNA window includes the following coding sequences:
- the LOC130015278 gene encoding uncharacterized protein LOC130015278, producing the protein MFESVLCVIDVLLCEIFTLLWNAGGVAVGAAGIADRDLVLAYLRLKPTEFAGDGDALDFLEEVERNAQRLQASERQTVMLVEMSLKGAANDWFRREIRAVMATITWADFVTEFKEFYLPFSVTEGFRDRLLILKRGDRSVHEYTTEFVRLSRFVPDLQTEQQRVNDRYVKGLGADFISLLTETTKEFSATKKASGGFQSSGQQGGSSSYQHKPSQYKSQKGGVRKGYQPYSHSSGYSGSSRGSGRGYSGTSIVPFCQNCRRRHSGQCTVAPDALVLFDAFCIDVAPKTAPISIPPYQMAPAELKELKEQLQELLDNVDVPKTAFRTRYGHFEFLVMSFGLTNAPAAFMDMMNRVFKPFLDQFVIVFIDDILIYSRSEEEHAFHLRTILQTLREHQLYAKFSKCEFWLDQVTFLGHVVSKDGIKVDPTKIEAVMDWQRPRSVTEIRSFLGLAGYYRRFVQDFSRISAPMTKLTQKGVKFEWTDKCEASFEKLKEILTTAPVLALPSGIEGFTVYCDASRIGLGCVLMQHGKVIAYASRQLKKHEVNYPTHDLELAAVVFALKIWRHYLYGASCEIFTDHKSLKYIFDQRELNLRQRRWLELLKDYDCTIQYHPGKANVESLGTRLDFSTAFHPQTDGQSER; encoded by the exons atgtttgagtcggtcttatgtgttatcGATGTTTTACTTTGCGAAATTTTTACTTTACTCTGGAAT gctggtggtgttgcggttGGTGCTGCTGGAATCGCTGACAGAgacttggtgttggcttatttgAGGCTAAAGCCGACTGAGTTTGCGGGCGACGGCGACGCCCTAGATTTTCTGGAGgaggttgagcggaatgctcagagactACAGGCTTCTGAGAGACAGACCGTTATGCTAGTagagatgtccttgaagggtgctGCAAATGACTGGTTTCGTAGGGAGATTCGCGCAGTTATGGCTACTATTACATGGGCAGACTTTGTGACAGAATTCAAGGAATTTTATCTACCTttctcagtgacagagggtttcAGAGACAGACTACTGATTTTGAAGAGAGGAGACAGATCGGTACAtgagtacactactgagtttgtgagACTGAGTCGCTTTGtcccagatctgcagactgaacagcagagggtgaacgacagATACGTGAAAGGTCTGGGTGCTGACTTTATTAGTCTTCTGACCGAGACGACCAAGGAATTTTCTgct acgaAGAAGGCGAGCGGTGGTTTTCAGAGTAGTGGACAGCAgggtggtagcagcagctatcagcacaagccttcccagtacaagagtcagAAAGGGGGTGTTCGGAAagggtatcagccgtattctcacAGTTCTGGTTACAGTGGGAGTAGCCGTGGATCTGGTCGCGGTTACAGTGGTACCTCTATCGTCCCGTTTTGTCAGAATTGTAGGCGCAGACATTCGGGACAGTGCACAGTGGCACCAG atgccttggtcttatttgatgcg TTCTGTATTGATGTTGCTCCTaaaacagctcctatttcgataccgccgtatcagATGGcgcctgcagagctgaaagagttgaaggaacagttacaggaattgcttgata acgtcgatgtgcctaagactgctttcagaacgcggtatgggcatttcgagtttctggtcatgtcttttgggttaactaacgcaccagcagcgtttatggatatgatgaaccgggtattcaagccgtttctggatcagttcgttattgtgtttattgatgacatactgatttattctcggagtgaggaggagcatgctttccacttgagaacgatactgcagactttgcgtgagcatcagctgtatgcgaagttctcgaagtgcgaattctggctggatcaagttactttcttaggacacgtggtgtcaaaggatgggatcaaggttgatccgacgaagattgaggcggttatggattggcagaggccgaggtcagttaccgagatcagaagttttctggggttagctggctactatcgtcggttcgtgcaggatttctccagaatatctgcaccgatgactaaactgacacagaagggtgttaagtttgagtggactgacaagtgcgaggcgagctttgagaagctcaaagagattttgactacagctcctgtattggctttgccatctggcatcgaaggattcactgtgtattgtgatgcttcccgtatcggtttgggttgcgtcctgatgcaacatggtaaggtgattgcctatgcttctcgccagctgaagaagcatgaggtgaattatcctactcatgatctggagttagcagctgtggtttttgctctcaagatttggaggcactatttgtacggtgcgtcttgcgagatcttcactgatcataagagtctgaagtacatttttgatcagCGTGAGCTGAACCTgagacagcggagatggttggagttactgaaagactacgattgtactattcagtaccatccgggtaaggctaatgtg gaatctttgggtacgAGATTAGATTTCAGTACTGcctttcatcctcagactgacggtcaatctgagagg
- the LOC130015219 gene encoding beta-glucosidase 13-like gives MENTQNYMMSMEESLLSIKKIKNDEHHFILWDEFIEEAKRLGYIAAPMMAVNLSLFLINVVSMMMVGHLGELALSSSAIAVSLSSVTGFSVLASPSWLYVAPEGFETALIYVKNEYGNPIIYITENGIGDPVGLSPSDALKDIWRISYHTLHLWKLLRAICDHKVRVKGYFAWSFIDNFEWTNGYTVRMGFYATDTKLIRTPKWSVNWFERDS, from the exons ATGGAAAACACACAGAATTATATGATGAGCATGGAAGAATCATTATTAtctattaaaaagataaaaaatgatGAACATCATTTCATATTATGGGATGAGTTCATTGAAGAAGCAAAGAGATTAGGTTATATAGCAGCGCCGATGATGGCTGTGAATCTATCTTTGTTCTTGATCAACGTTGTATCGATGATGATGGTCGGTCATCTCGGAGAATTAGCGCTCTCTAGCTCCGCCATAGCCGTCTCTCTGTCTTCTGTTACTGGCTTCAGTGTTCTT GCTTCTCCATCTTGGTTGTATGTTGCTCCTGAAGGATTTGAAACCGCTCTAATATATGTCAAAAATGAATATGGGAATCCAATCATTTATATAACTGAAAATG GAATTGGTGATCCGGTAGGTCTTTCTCCATCAGATGCTCTTAAAGATATATGGAGAATATCATATCATACTCTGCATTTGTGGAAACTGCTTAGAGCAATTTG TGATCACAAAGTCAGAGTAAAGGGGTATTTTGCTTGGTCATTTATAGATAATTTTGAATGGACAAATGGGTATACCGTAAGAATGGGGTTCTATGCTACAGATACGAAGCTGATAAGAACTCCAAAATGGTCTGTTAATTGGTTTGAGAGAGATTCTTGA